The following proteins are co-located in the Acinetobacter shaoyimingii genome:
- a CDS encoding class I SAM-dependent methyltransferase, with the protein MVSEIRLFTELTFHEKAQQYSAVLSSRGVVVFIEQVEKLNARFLRLNPELALCVDEEGLWLCANGMKMQPDWIAEVGRLKRASLKSEMIARACNLGEKPKLIDATAGLGHDSLLMAHLGAEVTLVERHPILFTLLEDSKAKSKNDSFLASVVARIDLVFSDSNVYLQSQIDQKQMVDVVYLDPMFPQRDQNQQAIKKQAQVKKQMQLLHLLLPEDGEMDLGDQLLNLAKRMAKRVVVKRPRLAVFLDEQKPDHQWQGDACRFDAYFQNDLCN; encoded by the coding sequence ATGGTAAGCGAAATTCGCTTATTTACAGAACTCACTTTTCATGAGAAAGCACAGCAGTATTCTGCTGTGCTTTCTTCTCGTGGAGTTGTTGTTTTTATTGAGCAGGTTGAAAAACTCAATGCACGTTTTTTACGCCTTAATCCAGAACTTGCACTGTGTGTAGATGAAGAAGGACTTTGGCTCTGTGCCAATGGCATGAAAATGCAACCTGATTGGATTGCGGAAGTAGGGCGATTAAAACGTGCAAGTTTAAAGTCTGAAATGATTGCACGCGCTTGTAATTTAGGAGAAAAACCAAAACTGATTGATGCCACAGCAGGACTGGGACATGATAGTTTACTCATGGCGCATTTAGGCGCTGAAGTTACATTGGTTGAGCGACATCCAATTTTATTTACACTGTTGGAAGACTCGAAAGCAAAATCTAAGAATGATTCTTTTTTAGCCAGTGTGGTTGCTCGAATTGATTTGGTTTTTTCAGATTCAAATGTTTATTTGCAAAGTCAAATTGATCAAAAACAAATGGTTGATGTCGTTTATTTAGATCCAATGTTTCCACAACGTGATCAAAATCAACAGGCCATAAAAAAGCAAGCACAAGTCAAAAAGCAAATGCAGTTATTGCATTTATTGCTTCCTGAAGATGGTGAAATGGATTTGGGCGATCAGCTGTTAAATTTGGCAAAACGGATGGCAAAACGGGTTGTGGTTAAGCGTCCGCGTTTGGCAGTATTTTTGGATGAACAGAAACCTGACCATCAATGGCAGGGAGATGCATGTCGATTCGATGCTTATTTTCAAAATGACCTTTGTAACTAA
- a CDS encoding C13 family peptidase, producing MIDLKPSINFWHDLKSNQRAGVWLFLGSRKSLQIVRPSILQLIFWGLLGASANSLFSWLVAGDGGEFNKQGLVSYALWPFIALIVGIFLSQRTNNPRLMLVPALLWLVLDTHIALIQSLIQYMGALDLLPNFTYDYLPAIFMVLFVWQSLAVVWVFARELKWPWWERALIMLATLFTLIVWQMSVKDQPIWKVDEVPPTISEQAFYSQSRLLNHALEQIQFGEYSDTHWYFMGVAGVSYQDVFKLEIERIKEQFDTRFGTFGRSIELINNPSTMVEKPLASKTSMQMALQRIGSQMNRESDVLFLYMTSHGLPNQFELENDPINLDDIDPKWLRNTLDKSGIRWKVIVISACYSGSFIPALQSPDTLIITASAADRSSFGCSSESDYTYFGRAFFDQAMRENSSLRASFEDAAMTVAKWEDAQGFEPSEPQWVIGKNIELMLPQLEQRLFPQVDAAKNEPAHTELSSKVLATQ from the coding sequence ATGATAGATCTGAAACCCTCAATCAACTTTTGGCATGACCTAAAAAGTAATCAACGCGCAGGGGTTTGGTTATTTTTGGGTTCAAGAAAGTCATTACAAATCGTAAGACCCTCCATCTTACAGTTGATTTTTTGGGGGCTTTTGGGCGCTTCAGCCAATAGTTTATTCAGTTGGTTGGTCGCAGGTGATGGCGGTGAGTTTAATAAACAAGGCTTAGTGAGCTATGCCTTGTGGCCTTTTATTGCCCTGATTGTCGGTATTTTTCTTTCTCAGCGGACCAATAATCCACGTCTCATGTTAGTGCCTGCCTTATTGTGGTTGGTACTCGACACGCATATCGCCTTAATCCAAAGTTTAATCCAATATATGGGTGCTTTGGATTTGTTGCCGAATTTTACCTATGACTATTTGCCTGCCATTTTTATGGTGTTGTTTGTTTGGCAAAGTTTGGCTGTGGTTTGGGTTTTTGCACGTGAGTTGAAATGGCCTTGGTGGGAACGCGCGCTGATTATGCTCGCGACCTTATTTACATTGATCGTTTGGCAAATGTCAGTCAAAGATCAACCCATATGGAAGGTAGATGAAGTTCCACCCACCATTTCAGAACAAGCATTCTATTCACAAAGTCGTTTATTAAATCATGCTTTAGAGCAGATTCAATTCGGTGAATATTCAGATACGCATTGGTACTTTATGGGCGTCGCTGGGGTGAGCTATCAAGATGTCTTTAAACTTGAAATTGAACGGATTAAAGAACAATTTGATACTCGCTTTGGTACATTTGGTCGCTCAATTGAGCTGATTAATAACCCATCGACGATGGTAGAAAAACCATTGGCATCAAAAACCAGTATGCAAATGGCACTACAACGCATTGGTTCGCAAATGAACCGTGAAAGTGATGTTCTGTTTTTATATATGACATCACATGGTTTGCCAAATCAGTTCGAGCTGGAAAATGATCCGATCAATTTAGACGATATTGATCCTAAATGGCTGCGTAATACCCTTGATAAATCAGGTATTCGCTGGAAAGTCATCGTTATTTCAGCATGTTATTCAGGAAGCTTTATTCCTGCTTTGCAGTCACCAGATACTTTAATCATTACTGCTTCAGCAGCGGATCGTTCTTCATTCGGATGTTCGAGTGAGTCGGATTATACTTATTTTGGTCGGGCGTTCTTTGACCAAGCGATGCGTGAAAATAGCAGTTTAAGAGCATCATTTGAAGATGCTGCAATGACCGTTGCGAAGTGGGAAGATGCACAAGGTTTTGAGCCTTCTGAACCGCAATGGGTGATTGGTAAAAATATTGAACTCATGCTGCCGCAACTTGAGCAACGATTATTCCCACAAGTGGATGCTGCTAAAAATGAGCCTGCTCATACAGAACTATCATCTAAAGTATTGGCGACACAATAG
- the rpe gene encoding ribulose-phosphate 3-epimerase has product MSKPFLIAPSILSADFARLGEEVENVIEAGADVVHFDVMDNHYVPNLTFGAGVCKALKNYGIKAPIDVHLMVSPVDRMIGDFLDAGADIITFHPEATDHIDRSLQLIKAGGAKAGLVFNPATPLHYLDYVLDKVDQVLLMSVNPGFGGQKFIPMTLEKLRQARKIIDASGRDIRLEVDGGVTPANIREIAEAGADMFVAGSAIFGKPDYKAVIDEMRSELAKVGSIQV; this is encoded by the coding sequence ATGTCCAAGCCATTTTTAATTGCACCTTCAATTTTATCTGCAGATTTTGCTCGTTTAGGCGAGGAAGTTGAAAATGTTATCGAAGCTGGAGCAGATGTTGTGCATTTTGACGTGATGGACAATCACTATGTACCCAACCTAACTTTTGGTGCAGGGGTATGTAAAGCTCTGAAAAATTATGGAATTAAAGCACCAATTGACGTACATCTAATGGTGTCACCTGTAGATCGTATGATCGGTGACTTCTTGGACGCAGGTGCAGATATTATTACCTTCCATCCAGAAGCAACAGATCATATTGATCGTTCATTACAGTTGATTAAAGCTGGTGGTGCAAAAGCAGGTTTAGTATTTAATCCAGCTACACCATTGCATTATCTTGACTATGTTTTAGATAAAGTGGATCAAGTACTTTTGATGAGTGTGAACCCTGGTTTTGGTGGTCAAAAATTTATTCCAATGACTTTAGAAAAATTACGCCAAGCACGTAAGATCATTGATGCTTCAGGACGTGATATCCGTTTGGAAGTTGATGGTGGTGTAACGCCTGCCAATATTCGTGAAATTGCTGAAGCGGGTGCAGATATGTTTGTTGCCGGATCTGCGATTTTTGGTAAGCCAGATTATAAAGCTGTAATTGATGAAATGCGTTCTGAATTAGCTAAAGTTGGTTCAATTCAGGTATAA
- the fghA gene encoding S-formylglutathione hydrolase: MELVQKNKCFDGEQQVYQIESKYLKGKTKFSVFMPTQALQGQSCAALYYLAGLTCTEETFVIKAHAQRLAAQLGIILIAPDTSPRGENVAQGDSWDIGQGAGFYINATQAPWSEHFQMESYIINELYPLLNEALPIQADSIGIFGHSMGGHGALTLAWKYPQFFKSVSAFAPICAPSLCPWGEKAFTAYLGADQSTWADHDATQLVLKKGALFKEVLIDQGLADQFYSQLNPEKFQQACQSVDQHLTLRQHDGYDHGYFFIQSFIDDHLQFHALQLQD; encoded by the coding sequence ATGGAATTGGTACAGAAAAATAAATGTTTCGATGGTGAACAGCAGGTTTATCAAATTGAATCGAAATACTTAAAAGGAAAAACCAAGTTTTCAGTGTTTATGCCAACTCAGGCACTACAAGGTCAATCCTGTGCAGCTTTGTATTATTTGGCTGGTTTAACTTGTACTGAAGAAACCTTTGTGATTAAAGCACATGCTCAGCGTTTAGCCGCACAATTGGGCATTATTCTAATTGCACCAGATACATCGCCTCGTGGTGAAAATGTTGCTCAAGGTGATTCTTGGGATATTGGTCAAGGTGCAGGATTTTATATCAATGCTACACAAGCCCCTTGGTCTGAACATTTTCAAATGGAAAGTTATATAATCAATGAACTTTATCCATTATTAAATGAGGCATTGCCTATTCAGGCAGATTCCATTGGAATCTTTGGGCATTCGATGGGTGGTCATGGTGCTTTAACACTGGCTTGGAAATATCCACAGTTTTTTAAATCTGTGTCCGCATTTGCGCCCATTTGTGCACCGAGTCTTTGTCCTTGGGGTGAAAAGGCTTTTACTGCGTATTTAGGTGCAGATCAAAGTACATGGGCAGATCACGACGCTACTCAGTTGGTCTTAAAAAAAGGTGCTTTATTTAAAGAAGTCCTGATCGATCAAGGCTTAGCAGATCAATTTTATAGCCAGTTAAATCCTGAAAAATTTCAACAAGCTTGTCAAAGTGTAGATCAACATTTAACGCTTAGACAACATGACGGATATGATCATGGTTATTTCTTTATCCAAAGTTTTATCGATGATCACTTGCAATTCCATGCTCTGCAGTTACAGGATTAA
- a CDS encoding undecaprenyl-diphosphate phosphatase, with translation MDLLLLLKAAIMGIVEGITEFLPISSTGHLILASELMDFWTKDKSDLFVVAIQMGAIAAVIYEYWSKLWGAATGLVSGEAKGRHLGVSLILASIPIMLVGLTFGETVKALLFNDISVAIGLIIGGIVIWWVEKNPPKVNAEEVENISIKEAIYIGLIQVLALIPGTSRSGATIIGAMMLGVSRKAATEFSFFLGIPVIVGAGVLDLLKNYHIYQTGQDWTVFFVGLIVSFVSALILIRVLVAYVAKRDFMVFAWYRIISGLIILLFALTGWRLW, from the coding sequence ATGGATCTTTTACTGCTGTTAAAAGCAGCAATTATGGGTATTGTTGAAGGTATTACAGAATTTTTACCGATCTCCAGTACAGGTCATTTAATTCTGGCTTCCGAGTTAATGGATTTTTGGACCAAAGATAAAAGTGACCTTTTTGTTGTTGCTATTCAAATGGGGGCAATTGCTGCCGTCATTTATGAGTACTGGTCAAAACTCTGGGGTGCTGCCACAGGGTTAGTCTCTGGAGAAGCAAAAGGTCGTCATTTAGGTGTGAGTCTGATTCTTGCATCTATTCCAATTATGCTGGTCGGACTGACTTTTGGTGAAACCGTTAAGGCACTTTTATTTAACGATATTTCAGTTGCGATAGGTTTAATTATCGGTGGTATCGTGATTTGGTGGGTCGAAAAAAATCCACCAAAAGTCAATGCTGAAGAAGTTGAAAATATTTCGATCAAAGAAGCCATTTATATTGGTTTAATTCAGGTGTTGGCTTTAATTCCGGGGACCTCACGTTCTGGTGCAACCATCATTGGTGCCATGATGTTGGGTGTATCGCGTAAAGCGGCAACTGAGTTTTCGTTCTTTTTAGGTATTCCTGTAATCGTTGGTGCTGGTGTACTTGATCTATTGAAAAACTATCACATTTACCAAACTGGCCAAGACTGGACGGTATTTTTTGTCGGTTTAATTGTTTCCTTCGTATCCGCACTGATTTTAATCCGTGTCTTAGTGGCTTATGTCGCTAAAAGAGACTTTATGGTCTTTGCATGGTATCGAATTATTTCTGGTTTAATTATTTTATTATTTGCTTTAACAGGTTGGCGTTTATGGTAA
- a CDS encoding copper resistance system multicopper oxidase produces the protein MSTFLFRSLCRTILFLASLCSVTWVQAAVKEYHLDIAEKSINVTGRAVKKITVNGQFPAPLLEFYEGDDAVIHVHNSLKKQDSSIHWHGILLPGIMDGVPGFNGFNAIKPNGDFVYKFKVRQSGTYWYHAHSKGQEQDGLYGALVIYPKNHQSSTTFEKTDRDYVVMFSDFHESSSKHIQINLKKDAEYYQNQRQTVFDVLKQAKTTGLKETLQDRRMWNQMRMSKTDLSDVTGYTFLVNGKTTIQNWTGLFKPNERIRLRFINAAAMSFFDVRIPNLKMTVVSADGQAVQPVAVDEFRIGAAETYDVIVEPKADHYQIQAESIDRSGFALATLQNENQPIMQHAVQVPKHRPRALLTMEDMGHSVKDDSSKDHLEMSHSNIDHASMNQSIQPQQINHTAMANHSMDHASPNHQKMNHAEMNHLSMNLPVFGSETTSAQDHHAHLRQGTEQQNHLEKSVYGWANTSTPKGLKALKYADLKALKPQSDVRSPERELEIRLGGNMQRYIWTMNGEKFSDAKPLTVKYGERIRLKFINDSMMAHPMHLHGMFMQLENGQVASQMPNKHTLIVPPGKTVTALLTADELGEWAIHCHLLYHMSSGMMNKLIVAKVDDQNVEAPATSQMKQGGAHVHH, from the coding sequence ATGTCTACATTTTTATTTCGGTCATTATGCCGAACTATATTGTTTCTTGCATCGCTGTGCTCAGTCACTTGGGTACAGGCGGCAGTCAAAGAATATCATTTAGATATTGCTGAAAAGAGCATTAATGTTACAGGGAGAGCAGTTAAAAAAATCACAGTAAATGGGCAATTTCCTGCGCCATTACTTGAATTTTACGAAGGTGATGATGCAGTCATTCATGTGCATAATTCACTAAAAAAACAAGACTCTTCGATTCATTGGCACGGTATTTTATTGCCTGGCATTATGGATGGTGTGCCAGGGTTTAACGGTTTTAATGCGATTAAACCGAATGGCGACTTTGTCTATAAATTTAAAGTACGTCAAAGTGGAACCTACTGGTATCACGCGCATTCCAAAGGTCAAGAACAAGACGGTTTATATGGTGCTTTGGTGATTTATCCAAAAAATCATCAGTCAAGCACTACATTTGAAAAAACTGACCGTGATTATGTGGTGATGTTCTCTGATTTTCACGAATCTTCCAGTAAGCACATTCAAATCAATCTCAAAAAAGATGCGGAATATTATCAAAACCAACGTCAAACGGTATTTGATGTATTGAAGCAAGCCAAAACCACAGGGTTAAAAGAGACACTTCAAGACCGCCGCATGTGGAATCAAATGCGTATGTCCAAAACAGATTTGTCCGATGTAACGGGTTACACCTTTTTGGTGAATGGCAAAACGACTATACAAAATTGGACAGGTCTGTTTAAGCCAAATGAACGTATTCGCTTACGATTCATTAATGCAGCAGCCATGTCATTTTTTGATGTGCGGATTCCCAACTTAAAAATGACCGTGGTCAGTGCCGATGGTCAAGCTGTACAGCCTGTAGCAGTTGATGAATTTCGTATTGGTGCAGCAGAAACCTATGATGTGATTGTAGAACCGAAGGCAGACCATTATCAGATTCAGGCAGAATCGATTGACCGTAGTGGTTTTGCTTTGGCAACGTTGCAGAATGAAAATCAGCCGATAATGCAACATGCTGTTCAAGTTCCAAAACATCGCCCACGTGCTTTATTGACTATGGAAGATATGGGACATAGCGTGAAAGATGATTCAAGTAAGGATCATTTGGAAATGAGTCATTCGAACATAGATCATGCATCCATGAATCAATCTATTCAACCACAACAAATCAATCACACTGCTATGGCAAATCATTCGATGGATCATGCATCACCGAATCATCAAAAAATGAACCATGCAGAGATGAATCATTTATCAATGAACCTTCCTGTTTTTGGTTCAGAGACAACATCAGCACAAGATCATCATGCACATTTAAGACAGGGAACAGAACAACAAAATCATCTAGAAAAATCTGTTTATGGATGGGCAAATACATCAACGCCAAAAGGCTTAAAAGCATTGAAATATGCAGATTTAAAAGCCTTAAAGCCACAGTCTGATGTGCGTTCACCTGAGCGTGAATTGGAAATACGTTTGGGCGGTAATATGCAACGTTATATTTGGACCATGAATGGTGAAAAATTCAGTGATGCCAAACCGCTAACGGTGAAATATGGCGAACGGATTCGTCTGAAATTTATCAATGACAGCATGATGGCGCATCCGATGCATTTACATGGCATGTTCATGCAACTGGAAAATGGTCAAGTTGCCAGTCAAATGCCAAATAAACATACGCTCATTGTGCCACCTGGTAAGACGGTGACGGCATTATTGACCGCAGATGAACTGGGCGAGTGGGCGATTCATTGTCATTTGTTGTATCACATGAGCTCAGGCATGATGAATAAACTGATTGTGGCAAAAGTGGATGATCAAAATGTTGAAGCACCTGCAACGTCTCAAATGAAACAGGGAGGTGCACATGTACATCATTAA
- the tsaB gene encoding tRNA (adenosine(37)-N6)-threonylcarbamoyltransferase complex dimerization subunit type 1 TsaB, with translation MKLLALETANEQCSVSLVDENHTMYFRLDERAKAQTQTILPMIEEGLIQTQWAVSDLSAIAFSRGPGAFSGVRINAAVTQALAWSNDLPVIPVSTLQALAQAAHREANLTQVTAVLDARMKEVYIASFELNAQGIMQLVDEEKLLDYEQAAKYQKYTLIGSGAALLDEKAVQYVGITASAIDIASIARVQALAEDWVSAELALPVYLRDDAWKKIPEQGKV, from the coding sequence ATGAAGTTGCTTGCATTGGAAACTGCGAATGAGCAGTGCTCTGTATCGTTGGTCGATGAAAATCATACAATGTATTTTCGTCTTGATGAGCGAGCGAAAGCGCAGACGCAAACGATTTTACCTATGATTGAAGAAGGCTTAATCCAAACGCAATGGGCGGTTTCCGATTTGAGTGCTATTGCGTTTAGTCGTGGACCTGGTGCTTTTAGTGGCGTTCGTATTAATGCTGCTGTGACTCAGGCTTTGGCTTGGTCGAATGATTTACCTGTGATTCCTGTTTCTACCTTACAGGCTTTGGCGCAAGCAGCACATCGTGAAGCGAATTTGACACAAGTCACAGCTGTGCTTGATGCACGCATGAAAGAAGTTTATATCGCAAGCTTTGAACTCAATGCACAGGGGATTATGCAACTGGTCGATGAAGAAAAATTGTTGGATTATGAACAAGCTGCAAAATATCAAAAATATACACTTATTGGTTCAGGCGCCGCATTATTAGACGAAAAAGCGGTTCAATATGTCGGTATTACTGCTTCAGCAATTGATATTGCATCTATTGCTCGCGTACAGGCATTGGCTGAAGATTGGGTAAGTGCTGAACTTGCTTTACCTGTTTATTTGCGTGATGACGCTTGGAAAAAAATTCCAGAACAAGGCAAAGTATAA
- a CDS encoding M48 family metallopeptidase: MQSVSIVFYDGVLSKPHPATLYPSGSDGIRVQYDDNGVKEHLFSRDQMTLIGAIGQRNPAIELNNDARIEFQSLDIPDWLPVENKSFNKRIWTLERSPSLILFSVVFVLALAFAVVKWGIPMTANVVAFKLPENTLNRLGNQAETYVNDYTKPSKLPKAVQEKIQAEYLSKVSKDKPAKLKFREGDRIGANALALPNNTIIVTDELINLAHSDQEIIGVLAHEQGHLLHRHSLQQALSSLGFSVLYVAITGDSSDLLTTLPLAIVGANYSRKFEKESDLYALNLMHEQKIETSHFANLLQRMSEEVGEEDQKGMKIFDVFSSHPATKERIEMVRKFEEQHQKNNLENKH, translated from the coding sequence ATGCAATCTGTATCTATAGTTTTCTATGATGGTGTGTTGTCAAAGCCACATCCAGCCACACTTTATCCATCAGGTAGCGATGGTATAAGAGTTCAATACGATGATAATGGCGTGAAGGAACATCTCTTTAGCCGAGATCAAATGACGTTGATTGGTGCAATTGGTCAGCGTAACCCTGCCATTGAACTGAATAATGATGCGCGTATTGAATTTCAAAGTTTAGATATTCCAGATTGGTTGCCTGTTGAAAATAAAAGTTTCAATAAGCGAATTTGGACATTAGAGCGTTCACCATCTCTGATTTTATTTAGTGTTGTATTTGTATTGGCACTTGCTTTTGCTGTGGTCAAATGGGGCATCCCAATGACTGCGAACGTGGTTGCGTTTAAACTTCCTGAAAATACCCTGAATCGTTTAGGCAATCAGGCAGAAACCTATGTCAATGATTATACAAAGCCAAGTAAATTGCCGAAAGCGGTGCAAGAAAAAATTCAAGCGGAGTACTTATCTAAAGTTTCCAAAGATAAACCTGCAAAGCTGAAATTTAGAGAAGGTGATCGGATCGGAGCAAATGCGCTCGCATTACCAAACAATACAATTATTGTGACGGATGAGCTGATTAATCTTGCACATAGTGATCAAGAAATAATTGGTGTATTGGCGCATGAACAAGGGCATTTGTTACATCGACATAGTTTACAACAAGCACTGTCGAGTTTAGGTTTTAGTGTACTGTATGTTGCCATTACAGGGGATAGTTCTGATCTGCTTACCACGCTGCCTTTGGCAATTGTTGGGGCAAATTATTCCCGAAAATTTGAAAAAGAATCTGATCTTTATGCGCTTAATTTGATGCATGAACAAAAAATTGAAACCTCCCATTTTGCCAATCTTTTACAACGTATGAGTGAAGAAGTTGGAGAAGAGGATCAAAAAGGTATGAAGATTTTTGACGTGTTTTCAAGTCATCCAGCGACTAAAGAGCGAATTGAGATGGTTCGTAAGTTTGAAGAACAACATCAGAAAAATAATCTTGAGAACAAACATTGA
- a CDS encoding DUF2218 domain-containing protein produces the protein MKSVTTIHTDQAKRIAKRLLNHWKHKFEVAETEQQFSIFMPDATVILSAQVDALDVHLDTEREDFTFLEKVVIDHLNRMAQQEFDVQWTHQA, from the coding sequence ATGAAATCAGTAACAACGATTCATACAGACCAAGCCAAACGTATTGCAAAACGACTTTTGAATCATTGGAAACACAAATTTGAGGTTGCTGAAACCGAGCAGCAATTCAGTATATTTATGCCTGATGCAACCGTAATTCTGAGTGCTCAAGTAGATGCTTTAGATGTCCATTTAGATACTGAGCGTGAAGATTTTACATTTCTAGAAAAAGTGGTGATCGATCATTTAAATCGTATGGCTCAACAAGAATTTGACGTGCAATGGACACATCAAGCTTAG
- a CDS encoding YjgN family protein encodes MQDSTSQSSEFDETNQGIWPPKLNEPVQPAFLGQTFRFKFHGKAAEYFGIWIVNILLTIATLSLYAPWAKVRRLRYFYNNTEFFNRFFDFTGIPTKILIGRLIALGIWGIFALASYMELAVAAFGGLFIYLALPWLLRATIRFTSRNSKFANSRFYFEGTTKTAYIEFFKGLGIVIFSLGIFAPVVVWLYKRYVINHLYAGQLKFSLNNSWSDYMSAVYIPIMMFMGVLIGCGILMAVVGFNGLSFATNYMLVLFFAAYFIGIFFIGPLIQARIFITTWNNTRLSISQFHTDCNQWKYAWIVLSNWILRILSLGLLSAWAAIRLTKYQVESLSLVLNDDPDAMMNLVQRDHSAIAEEISDIFDLDISL; translated from the coding sequence ATGCAAGATTCTACTTCACAATCTTCAGAATTTGACGAAACTAATCAAGGTATATGGCCACCAAAATTGAATGAGCCAGTTCAACCTGCTTTTTTAGGCCAAACTTTTCGTTTTAAATTTCACGGGAAAGCAGCTGAATATTTCGGTATTTGGATCGTGAATATCCTACTGACCATCGCGACTTTAAGTTTATACGCGCCGTGGGCAAAAGTAAGACGACTACGCTATTTTTATAACAATACTGAATTCTTCAATCGCTTCTTTGATTTTACAGGTATCCCTACCAAAATTTTAATTGGTCGTCTCATTGCACTGGGTATATGGGGCATATTCGCATTGGCTTCTTATATGGAGCTTGCCGTTGCTGCATTTGGTGGTCTCTTTATTTATTTGGCCTTACCTTGGTTACTCAGAGCGACCATTCGATTTACCTCAAGAAATAGTAAATTTGCCAACAGTCGTTTTTATTTTGAAGGAACCACTAAAACTGCATATATTGAGTTTTTTAAAGGCTTAGGCATTGTTATTTTTTCATTAGGGATTTTTGCTCCAGTTGTGGTATGGCTATATAAACGCTATGTCATTAACCATCTGTATGCAGGTCAGTTGAAGTTTAGCTTGAATAATAGTTGGTCAGACTATATGAGTGCAGTCTATATCCCAATTATGATGTTTATGGGTGTTCTCATTGGTTGTGGTATTTTAATGGCTGTTGTAGGTTTTAATGGCTTAAGTTTTGCCACCAATTACATGTTGGTTCTATTCTTTGCAGCATATTTTATTGGCATCTTTTTTATTGGTCCTTTAATTCAAGCAAGAATTTTTATAACCACTTGGAATAATACACGTTTAAGCATTAGCCAATTTCATACAGATTGTAACCAATGGAAATATGCATGGATTGTGCTTAGTAACTGGATTCTAAGAATTTTGTCTTTAGGTCTCTTGTCCGCTTGGGCTGCAATAAGACTGACAAAATATCAGGTGGAATCTTTAAGTTTAGTGCTCAATGATGATCCAGATGCCATGATGAATCTTGTTCAACGTGACCATAGTGCGATTGCAGAAGAAATTAGTGATATTTTTGATTTAGATATTTCACTTTAA
- a CDS encoding gamma carbonic anhydrase family protein, with the protein MMYSFQGHSPKALQLPFDGWVADTATVIGQVEFGQQVSVWFGAVIRGDNSKIRIGNYSNVQENAVLHTDPGIDLIVGDYVTIGHQAMLHGCTIGDNSLIGINAVILNNAVIGKNCIIGANALIPEGKVIPDNSLVMGSPGKVVKTLDDQAEVMLKMSAMHYAAHYKNFMQLEKFEF; encoded by the coding sequence ATGATGTATTCGTTTCAAGGACATTCGCCGAAAGCGCTTCAGTTACCATTTGATGGTTGGGTTGCAGATACTGCAACCGTCATTGGTCAAGTCGAATTTGGACAACAGGTCAGTGTTTGGTTTGGGGCCGTGATTCGTGGAGATAATTCAAAAATTCGAATTGGCAATTATAGCAATGTTCAAGAAAATGCAGTGTTACATACAGATCCGGGCATTGATTTGATCGTTGGGGATTATGTGACGATTGGTCATCAAGCGATGCTGCATGGTTGCACAATTGGTGACAATAGTCTGATTGGTATCAACGCCGTGATTCTAAACAATGCAGTCATTGGTAAGAACTGTATTATTGGGGCAAATGCTTTGATTCCAGAAGGTAAAGTCATACCCGACAATTCTTTGGTGATGGGATCACCAGGGAAAGTCGTGAAAACTTTGGATGATCAAGCAGAAGTCATGTTAAAAATGAGTGCGATGCATTATGCAGCACATTATAAAAATTTTATGCAGTTGGAAAAATTTGAGTTTTAA